Part of the Flavobacterium okayamense genome, GAAGAAGCCTTAAAAACAGACCAGATTGCAAAAGAAATTGCTTCAATTTACAAAGGAGCAACAAATTGTTTGTACTTAGGAAGAGGTTATAATTTTCCAGTTGCTCTAGAAGGAGCTTTAAAGCTTAAAGAGATTTCGTATATACACGCAGAAGGTTATCCGGCAGCAGAAATGAAACACGGGCCAATTGCTTTAATCGATGAGCAAATGCCAGTTATAGTTATTGCTCCTAATAAAGGGCATTACGATAAAGTGGTTTCAAATATTCAAGAGATCAAATCTAGAAGTGGAAAAATAATAGCAGTTGTAACCAAAGGCGATGTGCAGGTAAAAGAGTTAGCAGACCACGTTATTGAAATACCTGAAGCTAATGAAGCACTTACTCCATTATTAACAACAATACCTTTGCAGTTGCTGTCATATCATATTGCAGTTATGCGTAGTTGTAATGTAGATCAACCAAGAAATCTAGCAAAATCTGTTACAGTTGAATAAGAAATATAAAGCGAAATTTTAAAATTTCGCTTTTTTATTATAAAAAATTCAAAAAATATATTGCAAAATTGTTTTTAAAAAAACTATCTTTGCACTCTGAAAAACCGAGATGTTTTTCATCACGTAAATAGCTATTAAATAAATACATAAGCAATGTCTAAATTCACAGGAAAAGTTGCAAAAATTATCGGACCGGTTGTAGACGTAGTGTTTGACACAACAAATGCCGAGCTTCCAAAAATTTATGATTCATTAGAAATCACTAAAGCAGACGGAACTAAATTAGTATTAGAGGTTCAATCACACATTGGTGAAGATACTGTTCGTACAATCTCTATGGACTCTACCGATGGTTTGTCTAGAGGAACTGAAGTATTAGCTACAGGTTCTGCTATTCAAATGCCGATTGGTCAAGAGGTTTTTGGTCGTTTATTCAATGTAATTGGTGATGCTATCGATGGTCTAGGTGACTTACCTAAACAAGGTGAAAACGGTTTGCCAATCCACAGAGCGGCACCAAAATTTGAAGATTTATCAACTTCAACTGAAGTTTTATTCACAGGTATTAAAGTAATCGATTTAATTGAGCCTTATGCAAAAGGAGGTAAAATTGGTTTATTCGGTGGTGCTGGTGTTGGTAAAACAGTATTAATTCAGGAGTTGATTAACAATATTGCAAAAGGTCACGGAGGTTTATCAGTATTCGCAGGGGTAGGTGAGAGAACTCGTGAAGGAAATGACCTTTTAAGAGAGATGTTAGAATCAGGTATTATTAAATATGGTGAAGATTTCATGCACTCTATGGAAAATGGTGGATGGGATTTAACTAAAGTTGACAAAAACGGAATGAAAGATTCTAAAGCTACTTTCGTTTTTGGTCAGATGAATGAGCCACCAGGAGCTCGTGCACGTGTTGCTTTATCTGGTTTAACTATTGCAGAATATTTCCGTGATGGTGCAGGTGAAGATCAAGGTAAAGATGTATTATTCTTCGTTGATAATATCTTCCGTTTTACACAAGCAGGTTCTGAGGTTTCAGCGTTATTAGGACGTATGCCATCTGCGGTAGGTTACCAACCTACATTAGCAACTGAGATGGGTGCAATGCAAGAGCGTATTACTTCAACAAAGAAAGGGTCTATTACTTCAGTACAAGCGGTATATGTGCCTGCGGATGACTTAACGGATCCAGCGCCAGCTACAACTTTCGCGCACTTAGATGCTACAACAGTATTATCTCGTAAAATTGCTGAGTTAGGTATTTATCCAGCTGTAGATCCATTAGATTCTACTTCTCGTATTTTAACTCCAGAAATTTTAGGAAAAGAGCACTATGCTTGTGCACAAAGAGTAAAAGAGATTTTACAACGTTATAAAGAATTACAAGATATTATTGCGATCTTAGGTATGGAAGAGTTGTCTGAAGAAGATAAATTAGCTGTATCAAGAGCACGTCGTGTTCAACGTTTCTTATCTCAACCTTTCCACGTAGCGGAACAGTTTACAGGTATTCCAGGTGTATTAGTAGATATTAAAGATACTATCAAAGGTTTCAATATGATTATGGACGGTGAATTAGATCACTTACCAGAAGCTGCTTTCAACCTTAAAGGAACTATCGAAGAAGCTATCGAAGCTGGAGAGAAAATGTTAGCTGAAGCATAATATAGTTTTAGCCTAAAGCTTAAATAAAAAAAAATGATTTTAGAAATAGTATCACCCGAAGCAACATTATTTAAAGGAGAAGTTACTTCTGTAGCAGTTCCCGGAGTTAATGGTGAATTCCAGATGTTAAATAATCACGCGCCAATCGTTTCTTTATTAACTAAAGGGAATGTGAAAATTAATGCCCAAAATATTAAAATTCAGAAGGAATTTGCTTCTAAATTTAATAAAGTTAATGAGCAAAATTATTGGTTGCCAATTACTTCTGGTACTATAGAAATGCAAGACAACAAAGTTATTGTTTTAGCTGATTAAATTAAAATTTACACATTTATATTAAAAAGTCCTGTTTTATTAACAGGACTTTTTTATTTTTGAAATACAATTAACTTTATTTCAGTTAGGTATGAAAAAAATTCTACATTTTACTTTAATTTTCATTTTTGCATTTTTAGGTAATGCTCAAAATATTTGGCAAAAAAAGATGTCTGATAGAAATGAAAATTTCTTTACAATTGAAAACGATTTTGAAAACTATAAAAATTCAAAACTTTTAAATTCTAAAACAATACCTAAGGGTTTAGGTATCAAACAATTTGAAAGATGGCGTTACTATTGGCAAGGCAGAGTTGATGTAAATGGTAATTTCCCACCTGAAGGACATGTTTTAAACGAAATGGAAAATTACATAAATTCACATTCCAATTTTAGATATGCTTCTGGAACAGGTAACTGGGAACAATTAGGACCAATACCTCTTCCTACTAATGGTACTGGACAACCAAATGGAAATGGTAGATTAAATTGTATTGCATTTCATCCAACTGATTCTAATGTAATTTATGTAGGAGCTCCGTCTGGAGGTCTTTGGAAATCTAATAATAATGGATTGACTTGGACAGAATATTCAAATGGACTAACAAGGTTAGGTGTTTCTAGTATTGTAATTAATCCCTCAAATCCTGATATCATCTATATTGGTACTGGAGATAGAGATGCTGGAGATGCACCTGGTTATGGTGTCTGGAGAAGTGTTGATGGAGGATTGACTTGGTCTCCGCAGAATTCAGGTATGGGTAATAGAACGGTATATGAAATATTGATGAATCCATCTGACCCAAATATTTTGATTGCTTCAACAAGTGGGAGTAGAATATATCGAAGTACAGATGGAGGTTTAAATTGGGCATTTACTGCAACAAGTTCATCAATGAAAGATATAGCATTTAAACCAGGAGATCCTAATACAATATACGCATCTGGTACTAGTTTTGATGTCTCTACAAATGGGGGCTTAACTTTTACACAAGTAACAACAGGGGTGCCTACTGGTTCTCAGCGAATTGCAATAGCAGTAACACCAAATCAGCCTAGTTATGTGTATATGATTGCTGGAAACGGTTCTGGTTTAATGGGTATTTATCGTTCTACAAATAGTGGACTAAGTTTTACAACAAGAACTTCAACTCCAAATGTTTTAGGATATGATGTTACTGGAGGTGCAGGAAGTCAAGCTTGGTATGATTTAGTAATTGCTGCTGATCCAACAAATGCTAATGTTATTTATACAGGAGGTGTAAATATTTGGAAATCAGTCGATGGAGGAACTACTATGACTTGTGTCGCACACTGGGTAGGAAGTGGAGGTGTTGCTCCTGTTCATGCTGATCAACATGCCTTAGAATTTTCTCCTCATACAAATGAAATTTTTAGTGGTAATGATGGTGGAATTCATGTTTCTTCTAATGAAGGCTCAACTTGGGATGAGTTAAGTAGCGGTTTAGCAATTGCTCAAACTTATAAAATAGGAGTTTCGCAAACAGTCACTGACTTGGTTATAAATGGTCATCAAGACAATGGAACAACTATTAGTAGGGGTTCTGAGTTTATAACTGAGATTGGAGGTGATGGAATGGAATGTATTATTGATCCAACCGATGAAAATTATATGTATGGTGCATTATATTACGGTGATATAAGAAGATCTACAAACGGCGGAACAACTTTTGCTGCTATTGCTGGAGGAATTACAGAAAATGGCCCGTGGGTTACACCCTATAAATTAGACCCTAATAATGCAAATACAATGTTCGCTGGATTTGCTAACATTTGGAAAAATACAGCAGTAAGAACGGGATCAACTTGGACTTCAATTTCAAGTTTTGGAGGCACTAGTACTATTGTAGATTTAGCCATTGCACCATCAAATAGTAATGTAATGTATGTGTCTAGAAATGGAACAAATAAATTTTATAGTACTACAAATGCTTTAGCGGCTTCTCCAACATGGACAAATTTAAATGCTAATTTACCAGTTGCATCTACTCCAAAGGATATTGAAATAGACCCAACGGATCCAACACATTTATTTATTGCACTAGGGAATGATATTTATGAATCGACAAATAGTGGAGTGAGTTGGACAAATATTGCAGGAACACTTCCTAATATTTCTTTAAATACTATTGTTATAGATAAAGATAGTTCTATTGATGCGATGTATGTTGGTATGGACGTTGGCGTTTACTATAGAGATAACACTATGTCTGATTGGTCACTTTATAGTACAGGTCTTCCTAATGTTGAAATAACAGAATTAGAAATTCATTATAATAATTTAGAATGTAGAAGTACTATTTATGCAAGTACATACGGTCAAGGTTTATGGAAAGGAGATTTAAAAGATCCAGGAAACCTAGCGCCAAATGCATGTTTTTATGCAAATACAACAAGCGGTTGTGTTGGTAATACATTCACTTTGTATGACAATTCTGATTTTTCACCTACGTCTTGGTCTTGGTCAATTACACCAGCAACATTTGTTTATGTAAATAGTACAAATTCAACTTCTCAAAACCCTCAAGTTCAATTTACTTCACCTGGAAGTTATACTATAGCATTAACAGCTACGAATAGTTTTGGAAATGATATTAAAACAAACCCTTCTTACATTCAAGTAAGTGGAGGAAGTATAGCAACTGCGTTTAATGATAATTTAGAATCATATGCTTTATGTGGTACAGGTTCTGATTGTGGGACGACAGTTTGTGGGTTAGGAGGTTTATGGTCAAACTTAACAAATGGTTCAGAAGACAATATTGATTGGAGGGTAGACGAAAATGGAACACCTTCTGCTAATACAGGACCTTCGTTAGATTACAATCCAGGAGTTTCTGGCGGAAATTATTTATACTTGGAAACTTCAGCTTGTAATGGACAAATAGCTATTTTAGAAAGCCAATGTATATTGTTAGACCAACAATATGATTTTGAGTTTGCTTATCATATGTTTGGAGCAGCAATGGGAAGCCTACATGTAGATGTTTTTGTAAACGGTATATGGAATGAAGATTTTATCCCAGCAATATCTGGAGACCAAGGAAACCAGTGGTTTGTTTCTTCAACTTCACTTTATGCATATCAAGGCGAAACAATTAAAATACGAATTAGAGGGATAACAGGAACAAGTTTCACTTCTGATATTGCAATAGATGACTTGAAATTTGTACCAAAATGTTCAACTACAACGACATGGAATGGTTCTTCTTGGTCAAATGGGGTAGCTTCGGCAACTAAAGGGGCAATTTTTACTGGTAATTATAATTCAGCTTCTAATTTAGAAGCATGTTCAGTTACCATAACCAATAACGCTCAAGTAACATTCAATTCAGGACATACTTTAATTGTAGATGGAGATATTACTATTGATAATGGATCTTTATTAACCATTGAAAACAATGCTGCATTACGTCAAATAAATGATGCGGGTATTAATACTGGAAATATAATAGTAAAAAGAGATGCTTCAGTGATGAATAGATTGGATTATACAGCTTGGTCATCGCCAGTTTCGGGTCAACAATTGCAAGCATTTTCTCCTAATACTGTAGCTACACGTTTTTATGAGTATTTATATACTGGTACAACTACACCTACAGCTTATCAGTCAGTAGACCCAACTACTAATTTTGTTAGTGGAAAAGGTTATATGATTCGTGCCGATAACACTTATACAGGTCCAACTGTATTTAATGGCCAATTTAGTGGTGTTCCTTATAATGGAATTATAAATCAAAATATTGGTACAGGGATAAATGTCTTAGGAAATCCTTATGCTTCTCCAATTGATGCAAATACATTTTTAGAGGATAATACTAGTATTGGAACCTTATATTTTTGGACGAACACAACTCCTGCTAGTGGTGGTTCTTATCCGCAAAACAACTTTGCTTCTTATACAGCAGGAGCAGGTGGTGTTGCGGCTTTTGCAAGCGCAAAGGTTCCTAATGGAACAATTCAAACAGGCCAAGGGTTTTATATTCAAACAAATGCAACAACAGTTGCCGAGTTTAATAACACGCAAAGAAGAAATGCATCAGTAAGTACACAATTCTTTAAAAATGCTAATACAACTTTAGAAAAAGACAGATTGTGGTTGAATTTAAGCAAAGACAATACACCATATAATCAAATCCTAATTGCTTATGTAGATAATGCTACTGTTGGATTTGATC contains:
- the atpD gene encoding F0F1 ATP synthase subunit beta; translation: MSKFTGKVAKIIGPVVDVVFDTTNAELPKIYDSLEITKADGTKLVLEVQSHIGEDTVRTISMDSTDGLSRGTEVLATGSAIQMPIGQEVFGRLFNVIGDAIDGLGDLPKQGENGLPIHRAAPKFEDLSTSTEVLFTGIKVIDLIEPYAKGGKIGLFGGAGVGKTVLIQELINNIAKGHGGLSVFAGVGERTREGNDLLREMLESGIIKYGEDFMHSMENGGWDLTKVDKNGMKDSKATFVFGQMNEPPGARARVALSGLTIAEYFRDGAGEDQGKDVLFFVDNIFRFTQAGSEVSALLGRMPSAVGYQPTLATEMGAMQERITSTKKGSITSVQAVYVPADDLTDPAPATTFAHLDATTVLSRKIAELGIYPAVDPLDSTSRILTPEILGKEHYACAQRVKEILQRYKELQDIIAILGMEELSEEDKLAVSRARRVQRFLSQPFHVAEQFTGIPGVLVDIKDTIKGFNMIMDGELDHLPEAAFNLKGTIEEAIEAGEKMLAEA
- a CDS encoding F0F1 ATP synthase subunit epsilon is translated as MILEIVSPEATLFKGEVTSVAVPGVNGEFQMLNNHAPIVSLLTKGNVKINAQNIKIQKEFASKFNKVNEQNYWLPITSGTIEMQDNKVIVLAD
- a CDS encoding T9SS sorting signal type C domain-containing protein; this translates as MKKILHFTLIFIFAFLGNAQNIWQKKMSDRNENFFTIENDFENYKNSKLLNSKTIPKGLGIKQFERWRYYWQGRVDVNGNFPPEGHVLNEMENYINSHSNFRYASGTGNWEQLGPIPLPTNGTGQPNGNGRLNCIAFHPTDSNVIYVGAPSGGLWKSNNNGLTWTEYSNGLTRLGVSSIVINPSNPDIIYIGTGDRDAGDAPGYGVWRSVDGGLTWSPQNSGMGNRTVYEILMNPSDPNILIASTSGSRIYRSTDGGLNWAFTATSSSMKDIAFKPGDPNTIYASGTSFDVSTNGGLTFTQVTTGVPTGSQRIAIAVTPNQPSYVYMIAGNGSGLMGIYRSTNSGLSFTTRTSTPNVLGYDVTGGAGSQAWYDLVIAADPTNANVIYTGGVNIWKSVDGGTTMTCVAHWVGSGGVAPVHADQHALEFSPHTNEIFSGNDGGIHVSSNEGSTWDELSSGLAIAQTYKIGVSQTVTDLVINGHQDNGTTISRGSEFITEIGGDGMECIIDPTDENYMYGALYYGDIRRSTNGGTTFAAIAGGITENGPWVTPYKLDPNNANTMFAGFANIWKNTAVRTGSTWTSISSFGGTSTIVDLAIAPSNSNVMYVSRNGTNKFYSTTNALAASPTWTNLNANLPVASTPKDIEIDPTDPTHLFIALGNDIYESTNSGVSWTNIAGTLPNISLNTIVIDKDSSIDAMYVGMDVGVYYRDNTMSDWSLYSTGLPNVEITELEIHYNNLECRSTIYASTYGQGLWKGDLKDPGNLAPNACFYANTTSGCVGNTFTLYDNSDFSPTSWSWSITPATFVYVNSTNSTSQNPQVQFTSPGSYTIALTATNSFGNDIKTNPSYIQVSGGSIATAFNDNLESYALCGTGSDCGTTVCGLGGLWSNLTNGSEDNIDWRVDENGTPSANTGPSLDYNPGVSGGNYLYLETSACNGQIAILESQCILLDQQYDFEFAYHMFGAAMGSLHVDVFVNGIWNEDFIPAISGDQGNQWFVSSTSLYAYQGETIKIRIRGITGTSFTSDIAIDDLKFVPKCSTTTTWNGSSWSNGVASATKGAIFTGNYNSASNLEACSVTITNNAQVTFNSGHTLIVDGDITIDNGSLLTIENNAALRQINDAGINTGNIIVKRDASVMNRLDYTAWSSPVSGQQLQAFSPNTVATRFYEYLYTGTTTPTAYQSVDPTTNFVSGKGYMIRADNTYTGPTVFNGQFSGVPYNGIINQNIGTGINVLGNPYASPIDANTFLEDNTSIGTLYFWTNTTPASGGSYPQNNFASYTAGAGGVAAFASAKVPNGTIQTGQGFYIQTNATTVAEFNNTQRRNASVSTQFFKNANTTLEKDRLWLNLSKDNTPYNQILIAYVDNATVGFDHGIDGKMLDQSKTTLYNIVEDSEHVIQGRPLPFTDDDTVPLGLKAVTAGTYSISIDNQEGLFDNQDIFINDKLINMIHDLKVSPYVFTSQDGVFNERFEIVYKNSLLANDDFVDENSVLVFVNNEVVTINSPKEFIKEVLVFDLLGRKIYQSNNVNQKEMQISGLHSNNQALIVKIKLVNEQELTKKLLFR